A genomic region of Rhodospirillales bacterium contains the following coding sequences:
- the ndk gene encoding nucleoside-diphosphate kinase codes for MAVQRTFSIIKPDATRRNLTGAINKKLEEAGLRIIAQKRIHMTLEQAQGFYAVHKERPFFGELTEFMSSEPVVVQVLEGEDAVAKNREVMGATNPAEAAEGTIRKEYALNIGENSVHGSDSLENAAIEIAYFFNDDEIVG; via the coding sequence ATGGCGGTTCAACGCACTTTTTCGATTATTAAGCCTGACGCGACACGTCGCAATCTGACCGGCGCGATCAACAAAAAGCTGGAAGAAGCCGGTCTGCGCATCATCGCGCAAAAACGCATCCACATGACGCTGGAACAGGCTCAGGGCTTTTATGCCGTTCACAAGGAACGCCCGTTCTTTGGCGAACTGACCGAATTCATGAGCTCCGAGCCGGTGGTGGTTCAGGTTCTGGAAGGCGAAGACGCCGTAGCCAAAAACCGCGAAGTCATGGGCGCGACCAACCCGGCGGAAGCTGCCGAAGGCACGATCCGTAAGGAATATGCCCTGAATATCGGTGAAAACTCCGTTCATGGCTCCGACAGCCTTGAAAACGCAGCCATCGAAATTGCTTATTTCTTCAATGATGATGAAATCGTGGGCTAA